A stretch of the Nematostella vectensis chromosome 1, jaNemVect1.1, whole genome shotgun sequence genome encodes the following:
- the LOC116621199 gene encoding supervillin isoform X3 yields the protein MAEQPSTAAVAETIAPGSQQTDTAHEGKQDEPHKTPSKPQKGDKPVPVITDIEKRAIRERRPSDPIVVPDEHGTPIYGKESSQKAREEERKKAGYGKYASGLRRGDAHSEIQKRKEKYAAALEGVKFDQDELDAIDVGDNLGEPDIKFTAPVNRIKQQYLSSASEEGKVVLPTEERPTPHSLQPQWPPPRDEAGGELKPQVVVFEGKEEVPRRDGVDAGHVEPVNKLKSHWANLPEKYRDKPIGVNKPHVNIVGDKKWITHFKPTIDEGEAPQEPQWLANLRHRRWMSTVKARFPEDEQERIAFEQRSTTPRKLKKQNPYSVMRSKSDLGADSDFEFAMRRQRKRADSIEEGGQYITKSSSSFMKSASSFRSEADSTDAGGLNKVPVLGPIKEYLKNLSLERARSTMLKWAFSADVVDEPSRFELPKPIDLLIMDEMEREQEWKYEQARQRFLASSSAVSALSGVSAGPDDMSIQSSSQVSFALDQEDAPDGQHKPPVEETLGFIPKLSEIQERLKDEVTKKPVPKTAAIEEEASIIPKFEEVKDKYLTPREQPPPDASKKPLFETEGIDAFEHIDKIKEQFPKPEEPKELTMPMATVKDAKDFKRMMEDRKKQTDETAVESPDVKTASEADQPVEPKQPADKSAKEEPKDAKAEDSKESLKSKPFQLSKAGQPKATQAKQAKDQQKSLSFGDTKAVDTGSSSNLKSFADHRRKLRPARKHAPTSNPLKARQNREDLRTETDILISKSQRNYVKADTEELVLPATKAVKKHSVVRRNTDPILASEAIQALSAKENLAKASAMLRKTAKNTEGISTEIKEFGGFLPVMLMQIKGYRHLQTRLVEPSVKSLNSGDAFVLVTPKSVYVWIGRSANIMKKARAAEVSTIVVKQRDLGTNAKKSHYIEQDQESAATGVTSFWKHLGGRGAIADAKDFPSDEEYEKGVHATNIVYRVDYTHDPPELKRRDDLSWRVLSEKFMDPDHAYVLDFGTEVYLWLGRNCTRAARLKGMPLAQKVFDEKFKFKSKINPIDPKCAAKDLEEREVKRPPWALLGRMTARSETVLFREKFIDWPDHNIDYSKDFVKKPLSGSFTQLASNKKGDRPASIFDLKSYDVRLMLESPPEPCLVLEGFDVGRGTGSVNEEGWRFQVDTIDVKTWHVKEYSYTPLPDEDRGHFHSAEGYVVRWKYCVKRVGVRNLKGKASRQEDVGRDKVAYFFWQGHDSTVNEKGAAALMTVEIDSEKGPQVLVSQGKEPPCFPRLFNGRMVVHLGKRDPPEDEEDEEDTCIFIVRNEDPAESYLLQVKTSIYALRSRTSFVIVDLIELLLYVWHGAKSSTQTRKSALDAGSGLMTWFNEKFPEDPLELKEFDEGDETELFWDALRGDRSHESLINDSRKHEYTLRAFRFTSSMGQFEAHEVLCPSRSSTYVTPYPILQSQLYSAQQPALFLIDAHHELYMWQGWWPHEPGNDGQVSTTGSAQTRLNNDRRLAMETIKSYAQALKRDLSKAYIVFAGLEPKAFKALFPFWENRKDVSEINIEAGRKKIEVLKLEEELARLSRDNYTLKELQQKPLPEGVDPTRLEMYLDNAEFQKAFSMSKKDFDHLAAWKKLNLKKKVNLY from the exons ATGGCCGAACAACCATCTACGGCTGCTGTGGCCGAGACCATAGCACCAGGTTCACAACAAACGGACACGGCTCACGAGGGTAAACAAGATGAGCCGCACAAAACGCCAAGCAAGCCCCAGAAAGGGGACAAGCCTGTACCAGTCATCACAGACATCGAGAAGAGAGCCATACGCGAGCGAAGGCCCAGTGATCCAATAGTCGTGCCGGACGAGCATGGAACGCCGATTTATGGCAAGGAAAGTTCTCAAAAAGCCCGAGAggaagagagaaagaaagcGGGATATGGGAAGTACGCTAGCGGGCTACGTAGGGGTGATGCTCACTCGGAGATCCagaaaagaaaggaaaaatatGCGGCGGCTTTAGAGGGAGTGAAGTTTGATCAAGACGAGTTGGATGCGATTGACGTGGGTGACAATCTAGGTGAACCCGATATTAAATTTACAGCGCCTGTTAATAGAATCAAACAGCAGTATCTCTCCTCTGCGAGTGAGGAAGGTAAAGTTGTTCTACCCACAGAGGAGAGACCTACACCGCACTCTCTGCAGCCCCAATGGCCGCCCCCAAGAGACGAGGCTGGGGGTGAACTCAAGCCTCAAGTGGTCGTATTTGAGGGAAAGGAAGAAGTCCCTCGTCGCGATGGAGTTGACGCCGGTCACGTAGAACCTGTAAACAAGCTGAAATCGCATTGGGCCAACCTCCCCGAAAAGTACAGGGATAAACCGATTGGAGTCAATAAGCCGCATGTAAATATCGTCGGAGATAAAAAATGGATCACGCATTTCAAACCCACCATTGACGAAGGCGAGGcaccacaggaaccccaatgGCTGGCCAACCTCCGACATCGGCGCTGGATGTCGACTGTGAAAGCGCGCTTCCCAGAAGACGAGCAAGAGCGAATTGCATTCGAACAGCGCTCGACAACGCCGCGTAAATTAAAGAAGCAGAATCCTTATAGTGTAATGCGCTCCAAATCCGATCTCGGCGCGGATAGTGATTTTGAGTTTGCGATGCGTAGGCAGCGAAAGCGCGCCGATAGTATTGAAGAAGGCGGGCAATATATTACCAAGTCTTCATCTAGTTTTATGAAATCCGCGTCTTCGTTCCGCAGCGAGGCCGATAGTACCGACGCCGGAGGTTTGAATAAGGTTCCGGTGCTAGGGCCGATCAAAGAGTACCTTAAGAACTTATCCCTGGAGCGAGCCCGTAGCACTATGCTCAAGTGGGCTTTTTCAGCAGATGTAGTCGACGAGCCTTCCAGATTCGAATTACCCAAACCCATTGATCTCCTGATCATGGATGAGATGGAGAGGGAGCAGGAGTGGAAGTACGAGCAGGCACGGCAACGCTTTCTAGCGTCAAGCTCGGCGGTATCCGCTCTCTCTGGGGTGTCTGCCGGGCCTGATGACATGTCTATTCAATCCTCTTCACAGGTATCTTTTGCACTTGACCAAGAAGACGCCCCTGATGGACAGCACAAGCCACCGGTCGAAGAGACCCTCGGGTTTATCCCCAAACTCTCAGAAATCCAGGAGAGACTGAAGGACGAAGTGACCAAGAAGCCGGTGCCCAAGACCGCCGCCATCGAGGAGGAAGCTTCGATCATTCCAAAGTTCGAGGAGGTCAAGGACAAGTACCTAACACCGCGGGAGCAGCCTCCACCGGATGCGTCCAAGAAACCCCTGTTCGAAACGGAGGGCATTGATGCATTCGAGCACATAGATAAAATCAAGGAACAATTTCCCAAGCCCGAGGAGCCAAAAGAACTAACGATGCCAATGGCGACCGTGAAGGACGCTAAAGACTTCAAGAGGATGATGGAGGACAGGAAGAAGCAGACAGACGAGACTGCAGTGGAGTCTCCCGACGTAAAGACAGCATCTGAGGCAGATCAGCCTGTTGAGCCCAAGCAACCGGCGGACAAGTCTGCCAAAGAGGAACCCAAAGATGCGAAAGCGGAAGATTCAAAAGAATCCCTGAAATCCAAGCCATTCCAGCTGTCAAAGGCCGGACAACCAAAGGCTACTCAAGCCAAGCAAGCTAAAGACCAGCAGAAATCACTTTCATTCGGCGACACCAAGGCCGTGGACACGGGGTCCAGTTCAAA CCTCAAATCGTTCGCGGATCATCGGCGTAAGCTACGTCCTGCACGTAAACACGCGCCTACCAGTAATCCTCTAAAGGCGCGGCAGAACAGAGAGGACCTTCGCACAGAGACGGAT ATCTTGATATCCAAAAGCCAGCGCAACTATGTCAAAGCGGATACCGAGGAACTCGTCCTACCGGCTACCAAGGCTGTTAAGAAGCACTCGGTCGTTAGGAGAA ATACTGATCCGATCCTGGCCAGTGAAGCCATTCAAGCACTGTCCGCCAAGGAGAATCTGGCGAAAGCAAGTGCGATGCTCAGAAAGACAGCGAAAAACACGGAGGGGATCAGCACAGAAATAAAGGAATTCGGCGGCTTCCTTCCGGTCATGCTGATGCAGATCAAAG GCTACAGGCACTTGCAGACTCGCCTTGTGGAGCCATCAGTCAAGTCACTCAACTCGGGTGATGCCTTCGTTTTGGTCACGCCCAAGAGCGTGTATGTGTGGATAGGGCGGTCTGCGAACATCATGAAAAAAGCAAGG GCCGCCGAGGTGTCTACTATTGTGGTAAAACAAAGAGACCTTGGTACGAATGCCAAGAAATCGCACTACATCGAGCAAGACCAAGAAAGTGCAGCTACAGGCGTGACTTCCTTCTGGAAGCACCTTGGGGGCAGAGGCGCTATCGCAG ACGCCAAGGATTTTCCAAGTGATGAAGAGTACGAGAAAGGCGTCCACGCGACCAATATCGTGTACCGCGTGGACTACACGCACGATCCGCCCGAGCTCAAGCGGCGAGACGACCTGTCTTGGCGGGTGCTCAGTGAGAAGTTCATGGACCCCGACCAT GCGTACGTCCTTGACTTTGGGACCGAAGTGTACTTGTGGCTTGGCAGAAATTGCACCCGCGCAGCAAGACTCAAGGGCATGCCGCTGGCGCAAAAGGTCTTTGACGAAAAGTTCAAGTTTAAG AGCAAAATCAACCCGATTGACCCCAAATGCGCGGCTAAAGACTTAGAAGAGCGCGAAGTGAAGCGGCCCCCCTGGGCACTACTCGGACGCATGACCGCGCGGTCAGAGACGGTACTTTTCCGGGAAAAGTTTATCGACTGGCCCGATCACAACATCGACTACAGCAAGGACTTCGTGAAAAAACCCCTGAGCGGCAGCTTTACGCAGCTGGCCTCTAACAAGAAAGGA GATCGACCAGCAAGCATTTTCGACCTGAAGTCGTATGATGTCAGATTGATGCTGGAGTCGCCTCCCGAGCCATGCCTCGTACTGGAAG GATTTGACGTTGGGCGTGGCACAGGTAGCGTGAACGAGGAGGGTTGGAGGTTCCAGGTCGATACAATCGACGTCAAGACTTGGCATGTTAAGGAGTACTCGTACACGCCGCTGCCTGACGAGGACCGCGGGCACTTCCACTCCGCTGAAG GGTACGTCGTCCGGTGGAAATACTGCGTGAAGCGAGTCGGTGTCCGTAATCTAAAAGGCAAGGCCTCTAGGCAGGAGGATGTTGGGCGCGATAAGGTTGCATACTTCTTTTGGCAGGGTCACGACTCTACCGTGAACGAGAAAGGCGCTGCCGCTCTTATGACGGTCGAGATCGACTCTGAAAAAGGACCTCAG GTGCTTGTATCACAAGGAAAAGAGCCGCCATGTTTTCCTCGTCTGTTCAACGGCAGGATGGTAGTCCACCTGGGCAA GCGGGATCCCCCTGAAGACGAAG AAGATGAAGAGGACACTTGTATCTTTATCGTACGTAACGAAGATCCTGCCGAGTCTTATCTGCTCCAGGTCAAGACAAG TATTTATGCGCTGAGATCCCGTACCTCGTTCGTGATCGTGGACCTGATCGAGCTTCTTCTCTATGTTTGGCATGGAGCCAAGTCCAGCACACAAACCAGGAAGAGTGCCTTGGACGCTGGCTCAGGACTCATGACATG GTTCAATGAGAAGTTTCCCGAGGATCCCCTTGAGCTTAAAGAGTTTGATGAGGGTGACGAGACAGAACTGTTCTGGGATGCGCTACGAGGCGATCGTTCTCACGAGTCGCTCATCAATG ACTCGCGGAAACACGAGTACACGTTGCGGGCGTTCCGATTTACAAGCTCAATGGGTCAATTCGAAGCGCACGAAGTCTTGTGCCCAAGCCGATCATCAACGTACGTCACGCCATACCCTATACTACAGTCTCAACTATATTCGGCTCAACAACCAG CCTTGTTTCTGATCGACGCACATCACGAGCTGTACATGTGGCAAGGCTGGTGGCCCCACGAGCCAGGAAATGACGGACAGGTGTCAACCACAGGCTCTGCCCAGACGCGTTTAAACAACGACAGACGCCTCGCCATGGAAACTATAAAATCATACGCACAAG CACTTAAACGCGACCTCTCAAAAGCTTACATAGTGTTCGCAGGCCTGGAACCAAAGGCCTTCAAGGCTTTATTCCCGTTTTGGGAAAACCGCAAAGACGTGTCAGAGATTAATATTGAG GCTGGAAGGAAAAAGATTGAAGTCTTAAAGCTTGAGGAAGAGCTTGCTCGTCTTTCACGTGACAATTACACGCTGAAGGAACTACAGCAGAAGCCTCTGCCGGAAGGAGTTGACCCGACTCGCCTAGAGATGTACCTCGACAACGCCGAGTTCCAG AAAGCGTTTAGCATGTCAAAGAAGGATTTCGACCATCTGGCCGCCTGGAAAAAGCTTAACTTGAAAAAGAAAGTGAACCTGTATTAA
- the LOC116621199 gene encoding supervillin isoform X4, translating to MPMATVKDAKDFKRMMEDRKKQTDETAVESPDVKTASEADQPVEPKQPADKSAKEEPKDAKAEDSKESLKSKPFQLSKAGQPKATQAKQAKDQQKSLSFGDTKAVDTGSSSNLKSFADHRRKLRPARKHAPTSNPLKARQNREDLRTETDILISKSQRNYVKADTEELVLPATKAVKKHSVVRRNTDPILASEAIQALSAKENLAKASAMLRKTAKNTEGISTEIKEFGGFLPVMLMQIKGYRHLQTRLVEPSVKSLNSGDAFVLVTPKSVYVWIGRSANIMKKARAAEVSTIVVKQRDLGTNAKKSHYIEQDQESAATGVTSFWKHLGGRGAIADAKDFPSDEEYEKGVHATNIVYRVDYTHDPPELKRRDDLSWRVLSEKFMDPDHAYVLDFGTEVYLWLGRNCTRAARLKGMPLAQKVFDEKFKFKSKINPIDPKCAAKDLEEREVKRPPWALLGRMTARSETVLFREKFIDWPDHNIDYSKDFVKKPLSGSFTQLASNKKGKPEDPQSDSADQADRPASIFDLKSYDVRLMLESPPEPCLVLEGFDVGRGTGSVNEEGWRFQVDTIDVKTWHVKEYSYTPLPDEDRGHFHSAEGYVVRWKYCVKRVGVRNLKGKASRQEDVGRDKVAYFFWQGHDSTVNEKGAAALMTVEIDSEKGPQVLVSQGKEPPCFPRLFNGRMVVHLGKRDPPEDEEDEEDTCIFIVRNEDPAESYLLQVKTSIYALRSRTSFVIVDLIELLLYVWHGAKSSTQTRKSALDAGSGLMTWFNEKFPEDPLELKEFDEGDETELFWDALRGDRSHESLINDSRKHEYTLRAFRFTSSMGQFEAHEVLCPSRSSTYVTPYPILQSQLYSAQQPALFLIDAHHELYMWQGWWPHEPGNDGQVSTTGSAQTRLNNDRRLAMETIKSYAQALKRDLSKAYIVFAGLEPKAFKALFPFWENRKDVSEINIEAGRKKIEVLKLEEELARLSRDNYTLKELQQKPLPEGVDPTRLEMYLDNAEFQKAFSMSKKDFDHLAAWKKLNLKKKVNLY from the exons ATGCCAATGGCGACCGTGAAGGACGCTAAAGACTTCAAGAGGATGATGGAGGACAGGAAGAAGCAGACAGACGAGACTGCAGTGGAGTCTCCCGACGTAAAGACAGCATCTGAGGCAGATCAGCCTGTTGAGCCCAAGCAACCGGCGGACAAGTCTGCCAAAGAGGAACCCAAAGATGCGAAAGCGGAAGATTCAAAAGAATCCCTGAAATCCAAGCCATTCCAGCTGTCAAAGGCCGGACAACCAAAGGCTACTCAAGCCAAGCAAGCTAAAGACCAGCAGAAATCACTTTCATTCGGCGACACCAAGGCCGTGGACACGGGGTCCAGTTCAAA CCTCAAATCGTTCGCGGATCATCGGCGTAAGCTACGTCCTGCACGTAAACACGCGCCTACCAGTAATCCTCTAAAGGCGCGGCAGAACAGAGAGGACCTTCGCACAGAGACGGAT ATCTTGATATCCAAAAGCCAGCGCAACTATGTCAAAGCGGATACCGAGGAACTCGTCCTACCGGCTACCAAGGCTGTTAAGAAGCACTCGGTCGTTAGGAGAA ATACTGATCCGATCCTGGCCAGTGAAGCCATTCAAGCACTGTCCGCCAAGGAGAATCTGGCGAAAGCAAGTGCGATGCTCAGAAAGACAGCGAAAAACACGGAGGGGATCAGCACAGAAATAAAGGAATTCGGCGGCTTCCTTCCGGTCATGCTGATGCAGATCAAAG GCTACAGGCACTTGCAGACTCGCCTTGTGGAGCCATCAGTCAAGTCACTCAACTCGGGTGATGCCTTCGTTTTGGTCACGCCCAAGAGCGTGTATGTGTGGATAGGGCGGTCTGCGAACATCATGAAAAAAGCAAGG GCCGCCGAGGTGTCTACTATTGTGGTAAAACAAAGAGACCTTGGTACGAATGCCAAGAAATCGCACTACATCGAGCAAGACCAAGAAAGTGCAGCTACAGGCGTGACTTCCTTCTGGAAGCACCTTGGGGGCAGAGGCGCTATCGCAG ACGCCAAGGATTTTCCAAGTGATGAAGAGTACGAGAAAGGCGTCCACGCGACCAATATCGTGTACCGCGTGGACTACACGCACGATCCGCCCGAGCTCAAGCGGCGAGACGACCTGTCTTGGCGGGTGCTCAGTGAGAAGTTCATGGACCCCGACCAT GCGTACGTCCTTGACTTTGGGACCGAAGTGTACTTGTGGCTTGGCAGAAATTGCACCCGCGCAGCAAGACTCAAGGGCATGCCGCTGGCGCAAAAGGTCTTTGACGAAAAGTTCAAGTTTAAG AGCAAAATCAACCCGATTGACCCCAAATGCGCGGCTAAAGACTTAGAAGAGCGCGAAGTGAAGCGGCCCCCCTGGGCACTACTCGGACGCATGACCGCGCGGTCAGAGACGGTACTTTTCCGGGAAAAGTTTATCGACTGGCCCGATCACAACATCGACTACAGCAAGGACTTCGTGAAAAAACCCCTGAGCGGCAGCTTTACGCAGCTGGCCTCTAACAAGAAAGGA AAGCCAGAGGATCCTCAGAGTGATTCCGCTGACCAAGCG GATCGACCAGCAAGCATTTTCGACCTGAAGTCGTATGATGTCAGATTGATGCTGGAGTCGCCTCCCGAGCCATGCCTCGTACTGGAAG GATTTGACGTTGGGCGTGGCACAGGTAGCGTGAACGAGGAGGGTTGGAGGTTCCAGGTCGATACAATCGACGTCAAGACTTGGCATGTTAAGGAGTACTCGTACACGCCGCTGCCTGACGAGGACCGCGGGCACTTCCACTCCGCTGAAG GGTACGTCGTCCGGTGGAAATACTGCGTGAAGCGAGTCGGTGTCCGTAATCTAAAAGGCAAGGCCTCTAGGCAGGAGGATGTTGGGCGCGATAAGGTTGCATACTTCTTTTGGCAGGGTCACGACTCTACCGTGAACGAGAAAGGCGCTGCCGCTCTTATGACGGTCGAGATCGACTCTGAAAAAGGACCTCAG GTGCTTGTATCACAAGGAAAAGAGCCGCCATGTTTTCCTCGTCTGTTCAACGGCAGGATGGTAGTCCACCTGGGCAA GCGGGATCCCCCTGAAGACGAAG AAGATGAAGAGGACACTTGTATCTTTATCGTACGTAACGAAGATCCTGCCGAGTCTTATCTGCTCCAGGTCAAGACAAG TATTTATGCGCTGAGATCCCGTACCTCGTTCGTGATCGTGGACCTGATCGAGCTTCTTCTCTATGTTTGGCATGGAGCCAAGTCCAGCACACAAACCAGGAAGAGTGCCTTGGACGCTGGCTCAGGACTCATGACATG GTTCAATGAGAAGTTTCCCGAGGATCCCCTTGAGCTTAAAGAGTTTGATGAGGGTGACGAGACAGAACTGTTCTGGGATGCGCTACGAGGCGATCGTTCTCACGAGTCGCTCATCAATG ACTCGCGGAAACACGAGTACACGTTGCGGGCGTTCCGATTTACAAGCTCAATGGGTCAATTCGAAGCGCACGAAGTCTTGTGCCCAAGCCGATCATCAACGTACGTCACGCCATACCCTATACTACAGTCTCAACTATATTCGGCTCAACAACCAG CCTTGTTTCTGATCGACGCACATCACGAGCTGTACATGTGGCAAGGCTGGTGGCCCCACGAGCCAGGAAATGACGGACAGGTGTCAACCACAGGCTCTGCCCAGACGCGTTTAAACAACGACAGACGCCTCGCCATGGAAACTATAAAATCATACGCACAAG CACTTAAACGCGACCTCTCAAAAGCTTACATAGTGTTCGCAGGCCTGGAACCAAAGGCCTTCAAGGCTTTATTCCCGTTTTGGGAAAACCGCAAAGACGTGTCAGAGATTAATATTGAG GCTGGAAGGAAAAAGATTGAAGTCTTAAAGCTTGAGGAAGAGCTTGCTCGTCTTTCACGTGACAATTACACGCTGAAGGAACTACAGCAGAAGCCTCTGCCGGAAGGAGTTGACCCGACTCGCCTAGAGATGTACCTCGACAACGCCGAGTTCCAG AAAGCGTTTAGCATGTCAAAGAAGGATTTCGACCATCTGGCCGCCTGGAAAAAGCTTAACTTGAAAAAGAAAGTGAACCTGTATTAA